DNA sequence from the Armatimonadota bacterium genome:
CGTGGTTGTCAATCTGGTGACCGATGTACTGTACGTGCTGATCGATCCACGCATTCGCATTGCCGAGTAGTCATGGCGCGGTCGGACACTGGTGCAGTCCCCCGCTTCTCCCGCCGGCGGCGTGCAGCCGAGGCGTTTCTTCGCGACAGGATCGCGGTGGCTGGTCTCGGATTGCTCACCGTCATCGCCCTGGCCGCCATCTGGCCCTGGCCGCCCCATCCGCCAACGTGGGCGGACCTCGACGCGAGGCTGGCTCCACCCGCATTCCTGCCAGGCGGATCGACTCGGCACCTGCTGGGGACCGACGCCTTGGGCCGCGACATCCTCAGCCGTATCATGTACGGTGGGCGATTTTCCCTGTTCGTCGCCGGCGCGGCGGTAGCCCTCGGCGGCGCCGTCGGCATTACCGCCGGCCTGATGGCCGGTTACCGGGGTGGGATACTGGACGTCATCATCATGCGCCTCGTGGACATTCAGCTCGCATTCCCCCTGGTCCTGCTGGTCATCGCCGTCATTGCCGTGGTCGGGCCGAGTCTGTTGGTGCTAGTGGTGACGCTGGGGCTTCCCGCATGGGCTCACTACGCGCGGATCGTCCGGGGGGCGACACTCAGTATCGTGACCAGCCAGTATGTGGAAGCTGCGCGAGCGCTGGGCTGCCGGGAGGCGCGCGTGATGTGGCGACACGTGCTTCCCAACCTGACCACGCCTGTCGTAATCCTGACGACCTTCGAGCTTGCTAGGCTGCTCCTGTTGGAGTCCGCGGTCTCGTTCCTGGGCCTGGGGATCCAGCCCCCCACACCCTCATGGGGCACCATGATTGCCGACGGGCGCAACCACATCTACGAAGGCTGGTGGATATCCACCCTGCCGGGGCTCGCCATCTGCCTGACCGTACTCTCCTTCAACTTCATCGGAGACGGACTACGGGACCTGCTTGATCCGCGCGGCCACGACCGGCGTGCCAGCACATAGCGCGTCAGAACGTGCCTCACTTTCCGAGTCCGCGTGATCGGGTGAGATCCTCGACGCCGTGGCGGAGAAGGTGCTGGAAGAGCAGGTGGACAAAGCGCAGGGAGTTGATCTCCGAGCGCTCGCAGGCCAGAGCAGACGAAGGCAATCCCGGTAGCCACGTCCTTGGCCGTGTACTCGTAGCCGGGAAGGAGCTGGGCCTGGACCGCAGGCAGCAAGGCCGGGATGTCATCCAGGTGCGTGATGTCGACCTGCAGTTTCTCGAAGGCACGCATCGTCGTCCGGATCTCGGTGGCCAGCCGGCGGCGCTGCCAGCGCGTGGGACACCGTGTGCTCAGGCCATGGGCGTGGAGGATCCGGCGGACCGTCGCGGTCGAGCGCTGGACACCGCGACGCGCCAGCAGGGCCCGGAGCATGTCCTGACCCAGGCGAGGATTTCGGCGGCGCAGGCGGACCACCTCGTGCTCGATGGCAGATTCCGGTAGGTCAGGCCATGCTGGACCAAACGCTGGCGGACGCCCGGCGGGTGGCGGGAGTCGGCGATGCGCTGACGGTAGGTCTCGGGGGACGTCTCACACCTCGACGAAAGGCTGCAGATTAATGCCATGTGGGCGCGGGAACGCCTCCATCCTGCCCACCCAGAAGATGGGCCGGGGTGGGGAGTTTTGACCCGACGAGTTCGCACCGAACGACGCACATGTTGACGGACCTGCCGCCCGGTGATACGGCTAGTAATGATTCCGGTCGGGGAGGAACCCCGCCTCCCCCTCGATGGCTGACCAGAAAGGAGGTGAGGCCGACGATGCGTAGACTCACCCCGGCCCACCTGACAGGAGGGGTAGTGTAGGGACGGGAGGGCATCCCGTCCGGGCGTCCTGGCCGGTGGGCCGGGGCGCTTTTCTTTTGGGACTGACAGCTTCTGGCCGGGGGCATGCTCAGGTCAGGGCGATGGGTCTGCGGGCCTGGATCTCCCATCCTGCCGTGATCCTGGCCGCCGCGCTGGCGGTGGGTTTGCCGGCGGCCGCGGCCGACGTGCGGATCGCCGGCGCGACGGCGGTGGCGTGGGTGCCGGAGGGACCCCTGGGCCGCGTGCTGATCCGGCTGGCCGGATCGGTGGCCTACCGGACCCTGGGCACCCACTCCAGCATTACCGTGGACCTGTGGCAGGCCCGCTATCCTCCGGAGGTCATCCCGGTCCCCTCGCATCCCTACGTCCGGCAGGTGCAGGTGGACCAGATGACGCCCGATCTGGCGCGGGTGCGCATCCACCTGCGCCGCCCTGCGCGGTACCGGGCCTACCTGATGAGCGACCCTCCCACCCTGGCGGTGGTCGTCATCCCCCCGTGGATGGCCACGGTGCCTCTGCCGCCCAGCGTGGCCTACCAGGCGCTGCGGGCGCGCGCCGGGCGGGACGCCGTCACCGTCCACGTGCTGCGGGTCGATCCTCATGATCCCGCCATCGAGGTCCGCCCCGTCCTGGCCGCCGACATGGTGTCCGGGCGGGAGACCACCAGCATCATCGCCACCCGCTACCGGGCCCTGGCGGCCGTGAACGGCGGCTACTTTGCCGGACCGGGCATGCCCCTGGGCATGGTCGCCGTGGACGGACAGCTGGTCAGCGCGCCCCTGCCCAGGCGGTCGGTCCTGGCGCTGCCAGCCCGGGGAAGACCGATGATCCGGGACTTCCAG
Encoded proteins:
- a CDS encoding ABC transporter permease produces the protein MARSDTGAVPRFSRRRRAAEAFLRDRIAVAGLGLLTVIALAAIWPWPPHPPTWADLDARLAPPAFLPGGSTRHLLGTDALGRDILSRIMYGGRFSLFVAGAAVALGGAVGITAGLMAGYRGGILDVIIMRLVDIQLAFPLVLLVIAVIAVVGPSLLVLVVTLGLPAWAHYARIVRGATLSIVTSQYVEAARALGCREARVMWRHVLPNLTTPVVILTTFELARLLLLESAVSFLGLGIQPPTPSWGTMIADGRNHIYEGWWISTLPGLAICLTVLSFNFIGDGLRDLLDPRGHDRRAST
- a CDS encoding phosphodiester glycosidase family protein; its protein translation is MGLRAWISHPAVILAAALAVGLPAAAADVRIAGATAVAWVPEGPLGRVLIRLAGSVAYRTLGTHSSITVDLWQARYPPEVIPVPSHPYVRQVQVDQMTPDLARVRIHLRRPARYRAYLMSDPPTLAVVVIPPWMATVPLPPSVAYQALRARAGRDAVTVHVLRVDPHDPAIEVRPVLAADMVSGRETTSIIATRYRALAAVNGGYFAGPGMPLGMVAVDGQLVSAPLPRRSVLALPARGRPMIRDFQFRGRLVARPDLALPVTDVNRPPRGGGIAVFTPHYGPLTPPAGLAAVVRHDIVERLPSGRVLIPRDGYVLVVNALDAPLLAHLRPGQRVVLDLQVTPDLEVVAALGGGPRLVKDGQVSVPYMWEQFSPALVQRRAPRTAVGVTSAGTLLLVTVDGRGRRHTGMTLFELAELMARLGAREAMNLDGGGSATMVVGGRVVNDPSDGVERPVASALLVLRRN